Proteins encoded together in one Bradyrhizobium sp. PSBB068 window:
- a CDS encoding acetyl-CoA carboxylase biotin carboxyl carrier protein: MARQPDDKSAAKSKSDSKSDDSVLIRELALLLAETNLTEIEIERAGLRVRVARNISIAASVPAAVHAVGAPAIVAAPAAAVAAATDLAKHPGAVPSPMVGTAYWSPEPGAKPFIEVGSKVSAGQTLLIIEAMKTMNQIPSPRAGTVTQILVEDGQPVEFGEPLVIIE; this comes from the coding sequence ATGGCGCGCCAGCCAGACGACAAATCAGCCGCAAAATCCAAGAGCGACTCCAAGAGCGACGACAGCGTCCTCATTCGCGAGCTCGCGCTGCTGCTTGCTGAGACCAACCTCACCGAGATCGAGATCGAGCGTGCCGGCCTGCGCGTCCGTGTCGCACGCAACATCAGCATCGCGGCATCCGTGCCCGCTGCCGTCCACGCGGTTGGCGCGCCGGCCATTGTCGCAGCACCTGCTGCCGCCGTTGCGGCTGCGACCGACCTCGCCAAGCATCCGGGCGCCGTGCCCTCGCCGATGGTCGGCACCGCCTATTGGTCGCCCGAGCCGGGCGCCAAGCCGTTCATTGAAGTCGGCTCGAAGGTCAGCGCCGGCCAGACGCTTCTGATCATCGAGGCGATGAAGACCATGAACCAGATCCCGTCGCCGCGCGCGGGCACCGTGACACAGATCCTCGTCGAGGACGGCCAGCCCGTCGAATTCGGCGAGCCGCTCGTCATCATTGAATAG
- a CDS encoding DUF1236 domain-containing protein, producing the protein MSKRFLISVAAAALLAGTGFANAQGAGGANKESGAGGGATTQHSAPSGGASSGAMQHDSGGMKGSEHSTTGESSSGMKGESPGMKGAESDKAGPATKGAQENTQKSKGMSSENETTKGNESSKDMKAESRDKSGNMKAEGREKNGNMNAESREKNGATTNQNAQTKSPSDTNRAQTNDTSRTQTTTGNAATSATAAPPAEKRTEISTAIKSEHVTEVTNVNFNVAVGTRIPADVHFYPLPERVVTIYPQWRGYDFILVGGRYIIVQPETHEIVYIIEG; encoded by the coding sequence ATGTCTAAACGCTTTCTGATTTCGGTCGCTGCGGCGGCTTTGCTCGCCGGCACCGGTTTCGCGAACGCACAGGGCGCGGGCGGCGCCAACAAGGAATCCGGGGCCGGCGGTGGCGCGACCACGCAGCACTCTGCACCGTCAGGTGGCGCGTCGTCGGGCGCGATGCAGCACGATTCGGGTGGCATGAAGGGTTCCGAGCATTCGACGACCGGTGAGTCTTCTTCGGGCATGAAGGGTGAATCGCCCGGCATGAAGGGCGCCGAGTCCGACAAGGCCGGACCCGCCACCAAGGGCGCCCAGGAAAATACCCAAAAGTCGAAGGGCATGAGCTCGGAGAACGAGACCACCAAGGGCAACGAAAGCTCGAAGGACATGAAGGCCGAGAGCCGCGACAAGAGCGGCAACATGAAAGCCGAGGGTCGTGAGAAGAACGGCAACATGAACGCCGAGAGCCGCGAGAAGAACGGCGCCACCACCAACCAGAACGCCCAGACCAAGAGCCCGTCCGACACCAACCGTGCGCAGACCAACGACACCAGCCGCACCCAGACCACGACTGGCAACGCGGCGACGTCGGCCACCGCGGCTCCGCCGGCCGAGAAGCGCACCGAGATCTCGACCGCGATCAAGTCGGAACACGTCACCGAAGTCACCAACGTGAACTTCAACGTGGCGGTCGGCACCCGTATCCCGGCCGACGTGCACTTCTATCCTCTGCCGGAACGGGTCGTGACGATCTATCCGCAGTGGCGCGGTTATGACTTCATCCTGGTCGGCGGCCGCTACATCATCGTGCAGCCGGAGACCCACGAGATCGTCTACATCATCGAGGGCTAA
- the aroQ gene encoding type II 3-dehydroquinate dehydratase yields the protein MAAAGTIYVLNGPNLNLLGTREPETYGHATLADVEKLCADTARQFALTADCRQSNREGELIDFIHEAHAKKAVGIIINAGGYSHTSIALHDALVAVRIPAVEVHVSNIHARESFRDHSFTAKAAFASLCGFGIDGYRLAIIGLATKIGAKIDAKAKT from the coding sequence ATGGCTGCTGCCGGAACGATCTACGTGCTGAACGGCCCGAACCTCAATCTGCTGGGGACGCGCGAGCCGGAGACCTACGGCCACGCCACGCTCGCCGATGTCGAGAAGCTGTGCGCGGACACCGCACGCCAGTTCGCCCTGACCGCCGACTGCCGGCAGTCCAACCGCGAGGGCGAACTGATCGACTTCATCCATGAAGCCCATGCCAAAAAGGCGGTCGGCATCATCATCAATGCCGGCGGCTATTCCCATACTTCGATCGCGCTGCATGACGCGCTGGTTGCGGTCAGGATTCCCGCCGTCGAGGTTCATGTCAGCAACATCCACGCCCGCGAGAGCTTCCGGGACCACTCGTTCACTGCTAAAGCCGCCTTCGCGTCACTTTGCGGCTTCGGCATCGACGGCTACCGGCTTGCGATCATCGGCCTCGCCACCAAGATCGGTGCCAAGATCGATGCAAAGGCAAAGACTTAA
- a CDS encoding CHASE3 domain-containing protein, giving the protein MTPISRRRSTLQILLLSAGFFVLVAVSVASVLLVNKAREDNAWVVHTVEVEGQVANLLLDVRRAESATRAYLLTSAPQYLSEYQSAAAAIPAALGHLQMMTVDNPAQVANAAKLKAAVEQRLAEFTLTNERVRNNDTATSIDVLRNSTSTDALEAIARIGRDMRAEEDRLLAARTATADRTQVLASSVTIAGSCLVLVLAALSLVLVRQSSRARDEAEAKLRDSNVNLETIVDERTADLREANEEIQRFAYIVSHDLRSPLVNIMGFTSELEELRGDIFRRIATLNRTASLAPAMEDATDVAEPELEGSDKQLSDDFSESLGFIKSSIAKMDRLISAILHLTREGRREFKLEQIDLSELINGIVRTIAHQAAEAHATIEVGALPNIVSDRLALEQIFSNLIDNAVKYLKNGVPGEISVKGRTKLGFAIFEVTDNGRGIDPKDHQRIFDLFRRAGTQDKPGQGIGLAHVRALVRRLGGTMSVASELHNGSTFTITLPINWSGKTSDKNRDRES; this is encoded by the coding sequence GTGACCCCGATTTCACGACGCCGGTCCACGTTGCAAATCCTGCTGCTCTCGGCGGGATTTTTCGTGCTGGTCGCAGTCAGCGTGGCGTCGGTCCTGCTGGTCAACAAGGCACGCGAGGACAACGCCTGGGTCGTCCATACGGTCGAGGTCGAAGGCCAGGTTGCTAACCTGCTGCTTGACGTCAGGCGCGCCGAAAGCGCGACCAGGGCCTATCTGCTGACATCAGCACCACAATACCTCTCGGAGTACCAGTCGGCCGCGGCGGCAATCCCCGCCGCGCTCGGCCATCTCCAGATGATGACCGTCGACAATCCGGCGCAGGTCGCCAATGCCGCGAAGCTGAAGGCCGCCGTCGAGCAGCGGCTGGCGGAGTTCACCCTCACCAACGAGCGCGTCAGGAACAACGACACCGCGACCAGCATCGACGTCCTGCGCAACAGCACATCGACCGACGCGCTGGAAGCGATCGCCAGGATCGGCCGCGACATGCGCGCCGAGGAGGATCGCCTGCTGGCGGCGCGCACCGCGACCGCCGACAGGACCCAGGTGCTCGCCTCCTCCGTCACCATCGCCGGCTCCTGCCTGGTGCTGGTGCTCGCCGCCCTCTCTCTCGTGCTGGTGCGGCAATCGTCGCGGGCGCGCGACGAGGCCGAGGCCAAGCTGCGCGACAGCAACGTCAATCTCGAAACCATCGTCGACGAACGGACCGCCGACCTGCGCGAGGCCAACGAGGAGATCCAGCGCTTCGCCTATATCGTCAGCCATGATTTGCGCTCGCCGCTGGTCAACATCATGGGCTTCACCAGCGAGCTGGAGGAATTGCGCGGCGACATCTTCAGGCGGATCGCCACGCTCAATCGCACCGCGTCGCTGGCGCCGGCGATGGAAGACGCGACCGACGTGGCCGAGCCCGAGCTCGAAGGCTCCGACAAGCAGCTATCCGACGATTTCAGCGAGTCGCTCGGCTTCATCAAATCGTCGATCGCCAAGATGGACCGCCTGATCAGTGCCATCCTCCATCTCACCCGCGAGGGCCGCCGCGAGTTCAAGCTGGAGCAGATCGATCTCAGCGAGCTGATCAACGGCATCGTCAGGACGATCGCGCATCAGGCGGCCGAGGCGCATGCGACCATCGAGGTCGGCGCGTTGCCGAATATCGTCAGCGACCGCCTCGCGCTGGAGCAGATCTTCTCCAATCTGATCGACAACGCGGTCAAGTACCTCAAGAACGGCGTGCCCGGCGAGATCTCGGTCAAGGGCCGCACCAAGCTGGGCTTTGCGATCTTCGAGGTCACCGACAACGGCCGCGGCATCGATCCCAAGGACCACCAGCGCATCTTTGATCTATTCCGCCGCGCCGGAACCCAGGACAAGCCGGGTCAGGGCATCGGGCTTGCCCATGTCCGCGCACTTGTGCGCAGACTGGGCGGCACCATGTCGGTAGCATCGGAACTTCACAACGGCAGCACGTTCACGATCACGCTGCCCATCAATTGGTCAGGCAAGACCTCAGACAAGAACCGGGATAGGGAATCATGA
- the accC gene encoding acetyl-CoA carboxylase biotin carboxylase subunit, translating to MFDKILIANRGEIALRVLRACKELGISTVAVHSTADADAMHVRLADESVCIGPPPSKDSYLNIPALLAACEITGADAVHPGYGFLSENARFAEILADHNLGFIGPKAEHIRLMGDKIEAKKTAKRLGIPVVPGSDGAVTSETDALAIGKEIGFPVLVKAAAGGGGRGMKVAHTEADLALALSTAANEAKSAFGDASVYLEKYLQKPRHIEIQILGDGRGGAIHLGERDCSLQRRHQKVWEEGPSPVLAAAARARIGETCAKAMQDMKYLGVGTIEFLYEDGEFYFIEMNTRIQVEHPVTESITDIDLVLEQIRIAAGGELPAKQSDIAIIGHAIECRINAENPQTFRPSPGRITQFHPPGGLGVRIDSAVYQGYVIPPYYDSLVGKLIVHGKTRGECLMRLRRALDEMVVDGIETTLPLFRALVREPDIIEGDYHIHWLEQYLAGQPSDAPK from the coding sequence ATGTTCGACAAGATCCTCATAGCCAATCGCGGCGAGATTGCGCTTCGCGTGCTGCGCGCCTGCAAGGAGCTCGGCATCTCCACCGTCGCGGTGCATTCCACCGCCGACGCCGACGCCATGCATGTGCGGCTCGCCGACGAGAGCGTGTGTATCGGCCCGCCGCCGTCGAAGGATTCCTACCTCAACATACCGGCGCTGCTCGCCGCCTGCGAGATCACCGGCGCCGACGCCGTGCATCCCGGCTACGGCTTCCTGTCCGAGAACGCGCGCTTCGCCGAGATCCTCGCCGACCATAATCTCGGCTTCATCGGCCCGAAGGCCGAGCATATCCGCCTGATGGGCGACAAGATCGAAGCCAAGAAGACCGCCAAGCGCCTCGGCATCCCCGTGGTGCCCGGCTCGGACGGCGCAGTGACCTCTGAGACCGACGCGCTCGCCATCGGCAAGGAGATCGGCTTCCCGGTGCTGGTGAAGGCGGCGGCCGGCGGAGGTGGCCGCGGCATGAAGGTCGCCCACACCGAGGCCGACCTCGCGCTGGCGCTTTCGACCGCGGCCAACGAAGCCAAGTCGGCGTTCGGCGATGCCTCGGTCTACCTGGAGAAATACCTGCAGAAGCCGCGCCACATCGAGATCCAGATTCTCGGCGACGGCCGCGGCGGCGCGATCCATCTCGGCGAGCGCGACTGCTCGCTGCAACGCCGCCACCAGAAGGTCTGGGAGGAAGGCCCCTCGCCCGTGCTGGCGGCAGCGGCCCGCGCCAGGATCGGCGAGACCTGCGCCAAGGCGATGCAGGACATGAAGTATCTCGGCGTCGGCACCATCGAATTCCTTTACGAGGACGGCGAGTTCTATTTCATCGAAATGAACACGCGCATCCAGGTCGAGCATCCCGTCACCGAAAGCATCACCGATATCGATCTGGTGCTTGAGCAGATCCGGATTGCCGCCGGCGGCGAACTCCCGGCCAAGCAGAGCGACATCGCGATCATCGGCCACGCCATCGAGTGCCGCATCAATGCGGAGAACCCGCAGACCTTCCGTCCCTCGCCGGGACGGATCACCCAATTCCATCCGCCGGGCGGCCTCGGCGTGCGGATCGATTCCGCCGTCTATCAGGGCTACGTGATTCCACCCTATTACGACTCGCTGGTCGGCAAGCTGATCGTGCACGGCAAGACCCGGGGCGAATGCCTGATGCGGCTGCGCCGGGCCCTGGACGAGATGGTGGTCGACGGCATCGAGACGACGCTGCCGCTGTTCCGCGCCCTGGTGCGCGAGCCCGACATCATCGAGGGCGACTATCACATCCACTGGCTGGAGCAGTATCTCGCCGGCCAGCCATCCGACGCCCCGAAATAG
- a CDS encoding response regulator translates to MSDPVTIIMIEDDEGHARLIERNIRRSGVNNEIVPFTNGTEAVNYLFGKDGSAVDRKNQALLILLDLNLPDMTGIDILKRVKENKHLKATPVVMLTTTDDSQEIKRCYELGCNVYITKPVNYESFANAIRQLGLFFSVIQVPPASI, encoded by the coding sequence ATGAGCGATCCAGTCACCATCATCATGATCGAGGACGACGAGGGCCACGCCCGCCTGATTGAGCGGAATATCCGGCGTTCGGGTGTCAACAATGAGATCGTCCCGTTCACCAACGGTACAGAGGCCGTGAACTACCTGTTCGGCAAGGATGGCAGCGCGGTCGACCGCAAGAACCAGGCCCTGCTCATCCTGCTTGATCTCAATCTGCCCGACATGACCGGCATCGACATTCTGAAGCGGGTCAAGGAGAACAAACATCTCAAGGCGACGCCGGTGGTCATGCTGACCACCACGGACGACAGCCAGGAGATCAAGCGTTGCTACGAACTCGGTTGCAATGTCTACATCACCAAGCCGGTGAACTACGAAAGCTTTGCCAACGCCATTCGCCAGCTTGGCCTGTTCTTTTCCGTGATTCAGGTGCCGCCAGCTTCCATATGA